A part of Amycolatopsis lurida genomic DNA contains:
- a CDS encoding DUF4097 family beta strand repeat-containing protein, whose amino-acid sequence MPSYATPEPILADLEPVVGNVRIVAGDRTDTVVEVAPLDENNDSDVDAAKRTVVEFSGGTLTVRAPKMRLLDFSNRTRAIDVTIELPAGSRVQGSTGLGDLTVTGRIGGCRYRSGTGHIHLDRTGELKLHSASGNIVVEHADGNADISTSSGRVHVGGIDGTAVVKNSNGVTTIGAAAEAIRIRSANGDITVDKAESGVEAKTANGSVRVLDAARGTLTLETSLGDIEVGIREGSAAWLDVNTSFGRVINDMTAATAPGTAADKVEVHAATSVGDIVVHRS is encoded by the coding sequence ATGCCTTCCTACGCCACCCCGGAACCCATTCTCGCGGACCTCGAGCCGGTCGTCGGCAACGTCCGGATCGTCGCCGGCGACCGCACCGACACGGTCGTCGAAGTCGCCCCGCTCGACGAGAACAACGACTCCGACGTCGACGCGGCGAAGCGGACCGTCGTCGAGTTCTCCGGCGGCACCTTGACCGTCCGCGCGCCGAAGATGCGCCTGCTCGACTTCTCCAACCGGACGAGGGCGATCGACGTGACCATCGAACTGCCCGCCGGTTCCCGGGTGCAGGGGAGCACCGGGCTCGGCGACCTGACCGTGACCGGGCGGATCGGCGGCTGCCGCTACCGGTCCGGGACCGGGCACATCCATCTCGACCGAACCGGGGAGCTGAAACTGCATTCCGCGTCCGGGAACATCGTCGTCGAGCATGCCGACGGCAACGCCGACATCAGCACGAGCTCCGGCCGCGTGCACGTCGGCGGGATCGACGGCACCGCGGTGGTCAAGAACTCCAACGGGGTGACCACGATCGGGGCCGCCGCCGAGGCGATCCGCATCCGTTCGGCCAACGGCGACATCACCGTCGACAAGGCCGAAAGCGGCGTCGAAGCCAAGACGGCCAACGGCTCGGTCCGGGTGCTCGACGCCGCCAGGGGCACGCTCACCCTCGAGACCTCGTTGGGGGACATCGAGGTCGGCATCCGGGAGGGCAGCGCGGCCTGGCTCGACGTGAACACCAGCTTCGGCCGCGTCATCAACGACATGACCGCCGCCACCGCGCCCGGCACCGCGGCCGACAAGGTCGAAGTCCACGCCGCCACTTCCGTCGGCGACATCGTCGTCCACCGTTCCTGA
- a CDS encoding alpha/beta hydrolase: MPDKTAIVAALVIAAALTPATPAAAQAPTTPAAPITWHGCTTGPGDRLGAELDKAGAQCGEVVVPVDYRRPEGREITIALSRIKATDPARRRGVVLLNPGGPGGPAMELVLAGPSMPEIAARYDLVGMDPRFVGRSSPLRCAWNTDTFARSAGPDARSFRESVAFAKELARGCSGNDRELLRAASTRNTARDMDVVRAALGERKISYIGASYGTYLGAVYLQMFGSRADRFVLDSPVDPGVFGPGLLRSTAPALDAALKNWAKSAAGRELGEQTVRDIARAAERRPFRVGKYTVDGHLAPYLFFAHLYDDRPASQAEFAATVRTLRDAAAGRPVTPSPSLNELLDGLTTGSGAATDRAGTPVVCADREASRVPAEYYRDIQSHRQAEPLFGPLARNITPCAFWPVTPAEPATRIHNGSPALLLGSTDDPATPYAGQLAMRRALAGSRMVTLEGAYRHSVFLKGGACVDAAVRDYLLGGELPADRVCRS; encoded by the coding sequence TTGCCCGACAAAACAGCCATCGTGGCGGCCCTCGTCATCGCCGCCGCGCTGACCCCGGCGACGCCCGCCGCCGCGCAGGCGCCGACGACACCCGCCGCGCCGATCACCTGGCACGGCTGCACGACCGGCCCCGGCGACCGGCTCGGCGCGGAACTGGACAAGGCCGGTGCACAATGCGGCGAAGTCGTCGTGCCGGTCGACTACCGGCGCCCGGAGGGCCGCGAGATCACCATCGCGCTGTCACGGATCAAGGCCACCGATCCGGCGCGCCGCCGCGGCGTAGTGCTGCTCAATCCGGGCGGACCCGGCGGGCCCGCGATGGAGCTGGTCCTGGCCGGGCCGTCGATGCCGGAGATCGCCGCGCGGTACGACCTCGTCGGCATGGATCCCCGGTTCGTCGGGCGTAGTTCGCCGCTGCGGTGCGCTTGGAACACCGACACGTTCGCGCGGTCGGCCGGGCCGGATGCCAGGTCGTTCCGTGAGAGCGTGGCCTTCGCGAAGGAGCTGGCGCGCGGCTGCTCAGGCAACGACCGCGAGCTTCTGCGGGCCGCGTCCACCCGTAACACCGCGCGGGACATGGACGTCGTGCGTGCCGCCCTCGGCGAGCGGAAGATCTCGTACATCGGCGCCTCGTATGGGACCTATCTGGGCGCGGTCTATCTTCAGATGTTCGGTTCGCGGGCCGACAGGTTCGTACTCGACTCCCCGGTCGATCCCGGCGTGTTCGGGCCGGGCCTGCTCCGGTCGACCGCTCCGGCGCTCGACGCCGCACTGAAGAACTGGGCGAAGTCCGCCGCGGGCCGGGAGCTGGGCGAGCAGACCGTGCGGGACATCGCGCGAGCGGCGGAGCGGCGGCCGTTCCGGGTGGGAAAGTACACAGTGGACGGTCATCTGGCGCCGTATCTGTTCTTCGCGCACCTCTACGACGACAGGCCCGCGTCGCAGGCCGAGTTCGCCGCCACCGTACGGACACTCCGCGATGCCGCGGCGGGTCGTCCTGTGACGCCTTCGCCGTCGTTGAACGAACTCCTCGACGGTTTGACGACCGGATCCGGCGCCGCGACCGACCGGGCCGGAACTCCGGTCGTCTGCGCGGATCGCGAGGCTTCCCGCGTGCCGGCGGAGTACTACCGGGACATCCAGTCGCATCGGCAGGCCGAGCCGCTGTTCGGCCCGCTGGCCCGAAACATCACGCCGTGCGCGTTCTGGCCCGTGACGCCCGCCGAACCCGCCACCCGGATCCACAACGGCTCACCGGCCTTGCTCCTCGGCTCGACCGACGACCCGGCGACGCCCTACGCCGGGCAACTCGCCATGCGCAGGGCGCTCGCCGGATCGCGCATGGTGACGCTGGAAGGCGCGTACCGCCACTCGGTGTTCTTGAAGGGTGGCGCGTGCGTCGACGCGGCGGTGCGGGACTACCTGCTCGGCGGCGAGCTCCCCGCGGACCGGGTGTGCCGCTCGTGA
- a CDS encoding ATP-binding cassette domain-containing protein, translated as MRHPAISATGLRKSYGDKVVLDGIDLHVPTGTVFSLLGPNGAGKTTTVNILSTLVTPDAGAATIAGADLGTDPDGVRAAIGLTGQFSAVDNLLTGEENLFLMADLHHLPRRAGRKRAAELLERFELSDAAKKTPSTFSGGMRRKLDLAMTLIGDPKVIFLDEPTTGLDPRSRRTMWQIIRDLVDSGVTIFLTTQYLEEADQLADRVAVLDGGRIVALGTPDELKRRVPGGHMQLKFPDAVSLRDATRVLRVSTSDEDALALRVPTDGTVTDLRAVLDRLEAESVAVDSLTVHTPDLDDVFLSLTGHRTDATKEMAR; from the coding sequence ATGAGACACCCGGCCATTTCCGCGACCGGACTGCGCAAGTCCTACGGCGACAAGGTCGTCCTGGACGGTATCGACCTGCACGTCCCGACCGGTACCGTTTTCTCGCTGCTCGGCCCCAACGGCGCGGGCAAGACCACCACGGTCAACATCCTGTCCACTTTGGTCACTCCGGACGCCGGCGCCGCGACCATCGCCGGAGCCGACCTGGGCACCGACCCGGACGGTGTCCGCGCCGCCATCGGCCTCACCGGCCAGTTCTCCGCCGTCGACAACCTCCTCACCGGCGAGGAGAACCTGTTCCTCATGGCGGATCTGCACCATCTGCCGCGCCGGGCGGGACGCAAGCGCGCCGCCGAGCTCCTGGAGCGGTTCGAACTGTCCGACGCGGCGAAGAAGACGCCGTCCACCTTCTCGGGTGGCATGCGCCGCAAACTCGACCTGGCGATGACGTTGATCGGCGACCCGAAGGTCATCTTCCTCGACGAACCGACCACCGGCCTCGACCCGCGCAGCCGCCGCACGATGTGGCAGATCATCCGGGACCTCGTCGACAGTGGCGTGACGATCTTCCTCACCACGCAGTACCTGGAGGAGGCCGATCAGCTCGCGGACCGCGTCGCCGTCCTCGACGGCGGCCGGATCGTCGCGCTGGGCACGCCCGACGAGCTGAAGCGACGCGTGCCCGGCGGGCACATGCAGCTGAAGTTCCCCGACGCGGTCTCGCTGCGTGACGCGACCCGCGTGCTTCGAGTGTCCACTTCGGACGAAGACGCGCTGGCGCTCCGCGTGCCGACCGACGGCACCGTCACCGATCTTCGCGCCGTGCTGGACCGCCTCGAAGCCGAATCCGTCGCCGTCGACAGCCTCACCGTGCACACGCCGGATCTCGACGACGTGTTCCTCAGCCTCACCGGTCACCGGACCGACGCCACCAAGGAGATGGCCCGATGA
- a CDS encoding sensor histidine kinase, with amino-acid sequence MDTEPAKGKLRRLNLTMFFPLLVVGGVIVVASDARTWWHAVVLSAGVLAAMVAFVQWAAGEVLRVAIPCLVVTAAVWPFSVLVAGGSSSFFGVFLVGSLVVPQLPRHRIAAAVALVAYIAAVGALRPLVSHEDVSGELVDFVFVPAAITAVVLGLMFPNKRFYDVVKELEESREREAELAVIRERVRFASDLHDIQGHTLHVVKLKTALARKLVDIDAERAKQELGEIHALVADTITQTKELAYAQRRLNLSAELENARNLFEAAGIRVRVNREADVDPAAGRLLGQVLRETTTNILRHAQATRVRITLSEWSISIVNDGAQRAPLPELRGLAALEQRVVADGGELTVQQEDGQFVTAASFPAREGR; translated from the coding sequence GTGGACACCGAGCCGGCGAAGGGAAAGCTGCGCCGGCTCAACCTCACCATGTTCTTCCCGCTGCTCGTCGTCGGCGGGGTGATCGTGGTCGCGTCCGACGCGCGGACCTGGTGGCACGCGGTCGTCCTGAGCGCGGGCGTGCTGGCGGCCATGGTCGCCTTCGTGCAGTGGGCGGCGGGCGAGGTCCTGCGGGTGGCGATCCCTTGCCTGGTCGTCACGGCGGCAGTGTGGCCGTTCTCGGTGCTGGTGGCAGGCGGGAGCTCGTCGTTCTTCGGCGTCTTCCTCGTGGGTTCCCTGGTCGTCCCCCAGTTGCCCCGGCACCGGATCGCGGCGGCCGTCGCGCTGGTCGCGTACATCGCGGCGGTGGGGGCGCTGAGGCCGCTGGTCTCGCACGAGGACGTCTCCGGTGAGCTGGTCGACTTCGTGTTCGTCCCGGCGGCGATCACGGCCGTCGTGCTCGGCCTCATGTTCCCCAACAAGCGGTTTTACGACGTCGTCAAGGAGCTCGAAGAGTCGCGTGAGCGGGAGGCGGAATTGGCCGTGATCCGGGAACGCGTCCGGTTCGCGAGCGATCTGCACGACATCCAGGGCCACACGCTGCACGTGGTGAAGCTCAAGACCGCGCTCGCCAGGAAGCTGGTGGACATCGACGCCGAGCGGGCGAAACAGGAACTGGGGGAGATCCACGCGCTCGTGGCCGACACGATCACCCAGACGAAGGAACTCGCCTACGCCCAGCGCCGGCTCAACCTCTCCGCCGAACTGGAGAACGCGAGGAATCTCTTCGAGGCAGCGGGGATCCGTGTGCGCGTCAACCGGGAGGCGGACGTCGATCCGGCGGCGGGCAGGCTGCTCGGCCAGGTCCTGCGCGAGACCACGACCAACATCCTGCGCCACGCGCAGGCGACCCGCGTGCGGATCACGCTGTCGGAATGGAGCATCAGTATCGTCAACGACGGTGCCCAGCGAGCGCCGCTGCCCGAACTACGCGGGCTGGCCGCGCTCGAACAACGTGTCGTCGCGGACGGTGGTGAACTGACGGTGCAACAGGAAGACGGGCAGTTCGTGACGGCCGCGTCCTTCCCCGCCCGGGAGGGACGATGA
- a CDS encoding alpha/beta hydrolase, whose protein sequence is MTVLNVRKALLPVLAAALLTSATPAIASAAPPPEWGPCPEEAAGLGLECGTIQVPLDYRDPDGKTIEIAISRLASTKPEKRRGVLLTNTGGPGGEGLAYPATLKKLNIPQAVLDAYDVIGMDPRGVHNSTPVTCGLSLAEHPTNIPRYARNSADVTSEAQRVAAVAAKCGSSATAPLLPYMTTANTARDMDRVREALGERKVNYFGISYGTYLGSVYTSLFPERSDRFLIDSATGPGGWDASFSRLFGQGVEDRFPDFAKFAASKPEYGLGRTPAQVTAKYFELAARLDRTPSPDGYNGQVFRHVTFADLYYDSKLPHLAETWRALDTGKPVPTPLSGAGYPSDNYIASQLHVICNDSDWPEDVKAYRRHVAIDRFRHPLFGAAAADIAPCAFWPSEPIEPPVKITGRGPSNVLIVQNLRDPATPLAGARKLRQAFGDRARMVTADQGGHLAYLFKDNKCANDLATEFLVTGARPRHDLAC, encoded by the coding sequence ATGACCGTCTTAAATGTGCGCAAAGCCCTTCTTCCCGTTCTCGCCGCCGCTCTGTTGACGTCGGCCACCCCGGCGATCGCGTCGGCGGCGCCCCCGCCGGAATGGGGACCGTGCCCGGAAGAGGCGGCGGGCCTCGGCCTGGAATGCGGCACGATCCAGGTACCGCTGGACTACCGGGACCCCGATGGGAAGACCATCGAGATCGCGATCTCCAGGCTGGCGAGCACCAAACCGGAGAAGCGCCGCGGGGTGCTGCTGACGAACACCGGTGGCCCCGGCGGCGAAGGGCTGGCCTATCCGGCCACGCTCAAGAAGCTGAACATCCCGCAGGCGGTGCTGGACGCCTACGACGTCATCGGTATGGACCCGCGCGGCGTCCACAACAGCACGCCGGTGACGTGCGGGCTGTCCCTCGCGGAGCATCCGACCAACATCCCGAGATACGCCCGGAATTCGGCCGACGTCACGAGCGAGGCGCAGCGGGTCGCCGCCGTCGCCGCGAAATGCGGTTCCTCGGCCACCGCCCCGCTCCTGCCGTACATGACGACCGCCAACACCGCCCGCGACATGGACCGGGTGCGCGAGGCGCTCGGTGAGCGGAAGGTGAACTACTTCGGCATCTCGTACGGCACCTACCTCGGCTCGGTGTACACGTCGTTGTTCCCCGAACGCAGCGACCGGTTCCTGATCGACAGTGCGACCGGCCCCGGCGGCTGGGACGCCTCCTTCTCGCGCCTGTTCGGCCAAGGCGTCGAAGACCGCTTCCCGGACTTCGCGAAGTTCGCCGCCTCGAAACCCGAATACGGCCTGGGCCGGACGCCGGCGCAAGTGACGGCGAAGTACTTCGAGCTCGCCGCGCGACTGGACCGGACACCGAGCCCGGACGGCTACAACGGCCAGGTGTTCCGCCACGTCACGTTCGCCGACCTCTACTACGACAGCAAGCTGCCGCACCTGGCCGAGACCTGGCGCGCGCTCGACACGGGGAAGCCCGTCCCGACGCCTTTGTCCGGTGCGGGCTACCCGTCGGACAACTACATCGCGAGTCAGCTGCACGTGATCTGCAACGACTCCGACTGGCCGGAGGACGTCAAGGCCTACCGGCGCCACGTCGCGATCGACCGGTTCCGCCATCCGCTGTTCGGCGCGGCGGCCGCGGACATCGCCCCGTGCGCGTTCTGGCCGTCCGAACCGATCGAACCGCCCGTGAAGATCACCGGCCGCGGCCCGTCGAACGTCCTGATCGTGCAGAACCTCCGCGACCCCGCCACACCGCTGGCAGGAGCACGGAAGCTGCGTCAAGCGTTCGGCGACCGCGCCAGGATGGTCACCGCCGACCAGGGCGGGCATCTGGCGTATCTGTTCAAGGACAACAAGTGCGCGAACGACCTCGCGACGGAGTTCCTGGTCACCGGGGCACGGCCGCGGCACGATCTCGCCTGCTGA
- a CDS encoding ABC transporter permease, with translation MSTLSLSMRDSATMLRRNIRHMQRYPSLTIMLIGQPIVFLLLFAYVFGGTLGNGLGGGGGRAEYVGYVTPAILLVTVCSAALGTAISVATDMTEGIIARFRTMAISKASVLTGHVVGALIQTTIALAVVFGVTLLVGFSPTAGVGEWFAVAGLLLLLALALTWLSVALGLAAKSVETASNTPLIFMLLPFLGSGFVPTDSMPAWLRWFADHQPFTPVIETLRGLLLGTPIGSSGWLAIGWCVLLAAVGYVWSKSLFARERDR, from the coding sequence ATGAGCACCCTGTCCCTTTCGATGCGCGACTCGGCGACCATGCTGCGCCGCAACATCCGGCATATGCAACGGTATCCGTCGCTCACCATCATGCTGATCGGCCAGCCGATCGTGTTCCTGCTGCTGTTCGCCTACGTTTTCGGCGGCACGCTCGGGAACGGTCTCGGCGGCGGAGGCGGCAGAGCCGAATACGTCGGCTATGTCACGCCTGCGATCCTGCTCGTGACCGTGTGCAGCGCCGCTCTCGGCACCGCGATCTCCGTGGCGACGGACATGACCGAAGGCATCATCGCGCGGTTCCGCACGATGGCGATCAGCAAGGCGTCGGTACTGACCGGGCACGTCGTCGGCGCGCTCATCCAGACGACGATCGCCCTCGCCGTGGTCTTCGGGGTCACGCTGCTCGTCGGCTTCTCGCCGACGGCGGGAGTCGGCGAATGGTTCGCGGTCGCCGGCCTGCTGTTGCTGCTGGCCCTCGCGCTCACCTGGCTTTCGGTGGCGCTGGGCCTGGCGGCCAAGAGCGTGGAGACGGCCAGCAACACGCCGCTGATCTTCATGTTGCTGCCGTTCCTCGGCAGCGGGTTCGTGCCCACCGACTCGATGCCCGCGTGGCTGCGCTGGTTCGCCGACCACCAGCCGTTCACGCCGGTCATCGAAACCCTTCGCGGACTGCTGCTCGGTACGCCGATCGGCAGCAGCGGCTGGCTCGCGATCGGCTGGTGCGTCCTGCTCGCGGCGGTCGGGTATGTGTGGTCGAAGTCCTTGTTCGCCAGGGAACGCGACCGCTGA
- a CDS encoding ABC transporter ATP-binding protein — MTSTAIDVDRLNLKYGDFHAVKDLSFHVRQGEFYALLGTNGAGKTSTLETLEGHRNPTSGTVRVLGKSPRDRAAVRPEMGIMLQESGFSPDLTVKESIRLIGSLTRRTDRLERVLGIVDLTRKADTKVSQLSGGEKRRLDFATAAYGSPRLVFLDEPTTGLDIQSRDALWDAVDKLREDGSTIVLTTHYLEEAQQRADRIGLMHRGTFHREGTVSELTRTLPAVIRFALPTSAPALPLQGRTEPDGKFVIETFGLQKDLHVLLGWAQDNAIELRDLEAGPTRLDDVFRAIDND; from the coding sequence ATGACTTCGACAGCAATCGACGTTGACCGCCTGAACCTGAAGTACGGCGATTTCCACGCCGTGAAGGATCTGTCCTTCCACGTCCGGCAGGGCGAGTTCTACGCCCTGCTCGGCACGAACGGCGCCGGGAAGACCTCCACCCTGGAAACCCTGGAAGGACACCGGAATCCGACATCGGGCACGGTGCGGGTGCTGGGGAAGAGCCCGCGGGACCGCGCCGCCGTCCGCCCCGAGATGGGCATCATGCTGCAGGAGAGCGGTTTCTCACCGGATCTGACGGTGAAGGAATCGATCCGCCTGATCGGGAGCCTGACGCGGCGCACGGACCGGCTCGAACGGGTGCTCGGCATCGTGGACCTGACCCGCAAGGCCGACACGAAGGTGTCGCAGCTTTCCGGTGGTGAGAAGCGGCGGCTCGACTTCGCGACCGCGGCGTACGGCTCGCCGCGGCTGGTGTTCCTCGACGAGCCGACGACCGGTCTGGACATCCAGTCCAGGGACGCACTGTGGGACGCGGTCGACAAACTCCGCGAGGACGGTTCGACCATCGTGCTCACCACGCATTACCTGGAAGAGGCACAGCAGCGCGCCGACCGCATCGGCCTGATGCACCGGGGCACCTTCCATCGGGAAGGCACGGTCTCCGAACTCACGCGGACGCTGCCCGCCGTGATCCGGTTCGCCCTGCCGACTTCGGCCCCGGCACTGCCGCTGCAGGGCAGGACCGAACCCGACGGGAAGTTCGTCATCGAGACCTTCGGCTTGCAGAAGGATCTGCACGTCCTGCTGGGGTGGGCGCAGGACAACGCCATCGAACTGCGGGATCTCGAAGCGGGCCCGACCCGGCTCGACGACGTGTTCCGCGCCATCGACAACGACTAG
- a CDS encoding helix-turn-helix domain-containing protein: MDETDEVLDAVGPRLRALRKHRGLTLAELSATTGISESTLSRLESGGRRPTLELLLPLARVHGVPLDDLVGAPRTGDPRIHLQPIHRHGMTFLPLTRRAGGVQAFKMLIPSRAEPAEPTPQTHGGYEWVYVLNGRLRLVVGDRDMVLPPGEAAEFDTALPHWLGSADGKAVETLVLFGPQGERAHVRAR, from the coding sequence ATGGACGAGACGGACGAGGTACTGGACGCGGTCGGCCCCCGGTTGCGCGCGCTGCGCAAACACCGGGGACTGACCCTGGCCGAGCTGTCGGCGACGACCGGGATCTCGGAAAGCACCTTGTCGCGGCTGGAAAGCGGTGGCAGGCGGCCGACGCTGGAGCTACTGCTGCCGCTGGCCCGCGTGCACGGCGTGCCGCTCGACGACCTCGTCGGCGCTCCCCGGACCGGCGATCCGCGGATCCACCTCCAGCCGATCCACCGCCACGGCATGACGTTCCTGCCGCTCACCCGGCGCGCCGGCGGGGTGCAGGCGTTCAAGATGCTCATCCCCAGCCGTGCCGAACCGGCGGAACCCACGCCGCAGACCCACGGCGGCTACGAATGGGTGTATGTCCTCAATGGACGGTTGCGGCTGGTGGTCGGCGACCGCGACATGGTCCTGCCGCCCGGCGAGGCCGCCGAATTCGACACCGCGCTGCCGCATTGGCTCGGTTCGGCCGATGGGAAGGCCGTCGAAACCCTCGTCCTTTTCGGACCGCAGGGAGAACGCGCGCACGTGCGGGCGCGCTAA
- a CDS encoding ABC transporter permease, translated as MLSIARSELIQIFRNRSVLITSFVMPLAISAFFVYQHEVFAKIGSLGYIAAIVMFTVCAFGLYTSAVTTLASRRQNLFLKRLRSTAAGDASILAGLVLPVTVISLVQVAVIMIVLGSITGTPADVALLVVAVLASVAMMIGLGLATAGLTNSPEHAQVTTLPVSLGVIAVASWVGISGTDELTLLKRLLPGGSATELAVNAWNGGVAIADSLLLLAPTLAWVVVAVVLATRLFRWEPRR; from the coding sequence ATGCTTTCGATAGCCCGCAGCGAACTGATCCAGATCTTCCGGAACCGCTCGGTCCTGATCACCAGCTTCGTGATGCCGCTGGCCATCTCCGCGTTCTTCGTCTACCAGCACGAGGTCTTCGCCAAGATCGGCAGCCTCGGATACATCGCGGCGATCGTGATGTTCACCGTCTGCGCGTTCGGCCTCTACACCAGCGCGGTGACCACACTGGCCTCGCGACGGCAGAACCTCTTCCTCAAACGGCTGCGCTCCACGGCGGCGGGTGACGCGTCGATCCTGGCCGGCCTGGTGCTGCCGGTCACCGTCATCTCGCTCGTCCAGGTGGCGGTGATCATGATCGTGCTGGGCTCGATCACCGGAACGCCCGCCGACGTCGCCCTGCTGGTGGTGGCGGTGCTCGCCAGCGTCGCCATGATGATCGGCCTCGGCCTGGCCACCGCCGGCCTGACCAACTCCCCCGAGCACGCCCAGGTCACCACCTTGCCGGTCAGTCTCGGCGTGATCGCCGTCGCCAGCTGGGTCGGCATCTCCGGCACCGACGAGCTGACCTTGCTCAAGCGGCTGCTGCCCGGAGGCTCGGCTACCGAACTAGCCGTCAACGCCTGGAACGGCGGCGTGGCCATTGCCGACTCGCTACTCCTGCTCGCCCCGACGCTGGCGTGGGTCGTCGTCGCCGTCGTCCTGGCGACGCGGCTCTTCCGCTGGGAGCCGCGCCGATGA
- a CDS encoding response regulator transcription factor, which produces MTTVVLADDEALLRKAMAALLPLEGEITVLAEAENGEEAVEATLRHEPDVLVIDLEMPGVDGLGAVAEIRRTRPNQVILMLTRHAKPGVLRKALKLGVQGFVSKAAEPSHITFVIGALHQGKRWIDPDVSALAVVDDCPLTERELEVLRVTGEGYSVAEIAAQLHLAQGTVRNYLSNAMQKTQTQTRHEAARYAREHDWL; this is translated from the coding sequence ATGACCACGGTCGTGCTCGCCGACGACGAAGCCCTGCTGCGCAAGGCGATGGCGGCGTTGCTCCCGCTCGAAGGCGAGATCACCGTCCTCGCCGAGGCGGAGAACGGCGAAGAGGCCGTCGAGGCCACCTTGCGGCACGAGCCCGACGTTCTGGTCATCGACCTCGAAATGCCCGGGGTGGACGGGCTGGGCGCGGTCGCGGAGATCCGCCGCACCCGGCCGAACCAGGTCATCCTCATGCTGACCCGGCACGCCAAGCCCGGGGTGCTCCGCAAGGCCCTCAAACTCGGCGTCCAGGGCTTCGTGAGCAAGGCGGCCGAGCCGTCACACATCACGTTCGTCATCGGCGCCCTGCACCAGGGCAAACGCTGGATCGACCCGGACGTCTCCGCGCTCGCCGTCGTCGACGACTGTCCCCTCACCGAGCGGGAGCTGGAAGTGCTGCGGGTGACCGGTGAGGGCTATTCCGTCGCCGAGATCGCCGCGCAGCTCCACCTCGCGCAGGGCACGGTGCGGAATTACCTCTCGAACGCGATGCAGAAGACCCAGACGCAGACCCGGCACGAAGCCGCCAGGTATGCCCGCGAGCACGATTGGCTTTAG
- a CDS encoding class I SAM-dependent methyltransferase produces the protein MNATEFWDELYERRAAETPKVNARLAEIAGPLAPGTALDLGCGGGGDALWLAARGWRVTAVDLSGAAVRSLRERGGPITALRVDLAEDFPGGTFDLVSAHYFHTPFELDRARVLRTAAGSVNPGGRLVVVDHGSAAPWSWDQDAQYPTPAEVAAGLELDPADWSIDRAEAAERLATGPAGRTATVIDHVLVLRRAGR, from the coding sequence ATGAACGCGACGGAATTCTGGGACGAACTCTACGAACGGCGCGCCGCCGAAACGCCGAAGGTGAACGCGAGGCTGGCCGAGATCGCGGGGCCGCTGGCGCCGGGCACCGCGCTCGACCTCGGCTGTGGTGGCGGGGGAGACGCGTTGTGGCTGGCCGCCCGAGGCTGGCGGGTGACCGCGGTCGACCTCTCGGGAGCAGCCGTGCGCTCGCTCCGGGAACGCGGCGGGCCGATCACGGCGCTCCGTGTCGATCTCGCCGAAGACTTCCCTGGCGGCACCTTCGATCTGGTGTCGGCGCACTACTTCCACACACCGTTCGAGCTGGACCGAGCCCGCGTCCTGCGCACCGCCGCGGGGTCGGTGAACCCCGGCGGGCGGCTGGTCGTCGTCGACCACGGCTCCGCCGCGCCCTGGTCGTGGGACCAGGACGCCCAATACCCCACGCCTGCCGAGGTGGCGGCCGGATTGGAGCTCGACCCGGCGGACTGGTCGATCGATCGCGCGGAGGCGGCGGAACGCTTGGCCACCGGCCCGGCGGGCCGGACCGCGACGGTGATCGACCACGTCCTGGTGCTCCGG